The sequence below is a genomic window from Candidatus Methylomirabilota bacterium.
CGACGACTACGGCCCGGGGTAACCCCCAGTTCGTCGGGAACCGCTCGAAGACGATGTTCCGCATCCGACAGGCCCATAGGGGGGCCCGGAACCCCGGCAGCGGGGTGCTGCGGAACCGGGCGTGAGCGCGACCCACCTCGAGGGTCTCGAACTTGCCCCAGCGCATCTGCTGGTGCTGAAAGATGTCCTGCCGCAGGTACACCGTCCGGGGGTCGCCGATCCCCATGGAGTACGTCCCCAGGTACGAGCGCTCCTCCCGCGACGGCTTCCAGTCCATCGCGAATTCCCAGAGCTCCCGCTGGAAACGCTCCTCGTCGGCCTCGCCCGCGAGCTGCTGGGCCAGCCGCATGAGCTCATTGGCCAGCCCCAGGGGAATCCAGTTATGGTCGGCCATCAACCAGTCCCGAGGGCGCCCGGCGGCGCGACAGATCGCCGCGACGCCCTCGGGGCCGGCCCGCCGCTCCACGAAGGGGATCAGGACCTTCGTGACCAGGCAGTTCACTTCACCCGGCATGCGGGTCAGCGCGGCTTGTACACGAAGTTGGAACTCACCTTCACCGGCGCGGTCAGGGCATCGAGGACGGGCGACTTGCGGTCGATGGTCTCCTTGCACCGGCGGACCTTGTCCTCGGGGGCCGAGCTCTTGATCGTCACCGTGTAGCGGATGTCGCTGAAGCCGTTGCGCACCGTCTTGTCGTGCCCGAGCAGGCCCCGCAGGTCGATGTCGGCTTCCATGTCGATGTCGAGGCCGTCGATCGGCACCTCGAAGAGGGCGGCATTGGCGGCGATCCCCGCGGTCAGGCAGCCAGCGAGCGCCCCCAGCAATACCTCGATGGATGCCGGCGCGCCGTCGACCCCGCCCAGCCCGGGAGGCGCATCGCCGGTCATGATGAAGCTGCGGGTCCGGGGCGTGGCCCGTCCGTTGACGCCCTGATGCTCCCCCAGCTCCACGAGGGACTTGGTCCCCCGGAGCCACGAGGACCGGACCTTCACGGTGCGCTTGCCGAGGGCCGGGTTCTCGCGAACCTTGCGATCGAGCTCCTTCATCGCCTCGACGTTGACGTCGTTCATCTGATCGGCCATGGGGAATTCTCCTTTCACAAGAGGTCGGCGATCAGCCGGGCGGCGCGCTCGGTGCCGCCCGACGCGGGTTCACTCCAGTGCACGGGCTTGCCCAGGTGATCCAGGATGGCGGCGCCCAGCTCCTCGGGCGTCGTCCGATCGTAGTCCATCCGCGCGCCGGCGCCCAGCCGCTCCAGGCGCCGGCTGACGAAGA
It includes:
- a CDS encoding OsmC family protein gives rise to the protein MADQMNDVNVEAMKELDRKVRENPALGKRTVKVRSSWLRGTKSLVELGEHQGVNGRATPRTRSFIMTGDAPPGLGGVDGAPASIEVLLGALAGCLTAGIAANAALFEVPIDGLDIDMEADIDLRGLLGHDKTVRNGFSDIRYTVTIKSSAPEDKVRRCKETIDRKSPVLDALTAPVKVSSNFVYKPR